Genomic segment of Malus domestica chromosome 15, GDT2T_hap1:
ATCCTCACTAGATATTCCTCTAGACGAACAATAGTACTGTATGTACCCTAGATATATATTTTGATCGAATAAATagacttttcttcttcttcttgtctgGTATACGGGAATATAGGGTAACGGCCACGGTGTTACAATCACACTCAAAATCTTTTCCCAAGTACAAAGAAGACTACATACAATGCATATGAGCGAAGATTAGCACTTGCTCATATATAATATACAGTTAAAAGATTGTTTGATAAACAATTGTAACTATTGATCATAACTAAATCAGAAGTTGTGTTTATAGTTGTGAAGAAAGTTGATGTTTTACTATAAAACTAATTAGTAATAAGAGGAGTAACCTTATTTCTTATAAGTATATGCAAGATCCCTTATTTCTATAATACGAGATTAAAACTCTCAATACGCCCCCTCATATGTGataaattttcaagcctaacaagTGGACAACACAAACGAAATGACCTGGTGGTACAACCTAATTTGACATCAAGATGTTGTCtgagttttcaattttaatcaTATGATATTCGAAAGGACTACGAATATCTGAATAAACCAGATGCTACAAAAGCATCTTCTTTTTGGTAGAAGAAAGAAGAGTGAAATACTGAACAACAATGTGAAAAATTGGAACATGGAAAAACAAGATATTTTTATAAGTATTACAATTATATGAATGACTTAATATATTCTATAAACACATATCTTTTTTCCCTTCAACCCATATTGGGATCAAACCGAACACAGTTCGGAATTTTGGGTTTatctattttgttttttgagttAATTGGAGTGGCCCATTAATCACTTAGGTATtaatagagtaaattgtagtaatagtttctcaattttattaaattggagcaatgatccctcaactaaaaatccattaccattggttcctcaactcatcaaaatgtgtagctaggggtgggttcaaaaaaccgaaaaccgaaaaccgaaaaaaaccaaaaaccgaaccgaacgaaaaaaccgaaccgaattgaaaaaaccgaacttAACCGAACCGaactcttttggttcggtttggttttggtggtctagaaaccgaaccaaaccgaaccgaaccgaactgaaataattaaattaatatttttttaaattttatttatttaattatttgattttattatattagaaTATGATACTTCGGACTGCTGCTTTGGTAGGACTTGTTTGCTTTCCAATTCAAATTGTCTTCTCAGCTTCTCCATCTACAACAAAAATTAGAACTTATACCATTACATGCAATATTTCTAGTTTATATCATTAAGTGCAACACATATATAAGAACACATATCTCAACTGCATTGCAGTTGATTAGGGAAAGCAAACAGCGCATAAAAGTCTCATGAGTTTATTAAACACTAGGagatcaaaaacaaaattcaaactttctcaCCTATGGCCAAGTATAGTAGCTTCCGTGGCCTAACAATTTTGAAAAGTATATCAACATATTCAAAAATATTGATGAACACCTCTTCAAAATTTGCTGGTGGTAGAAGCTGAACACAGAATGTAGAAAGTATATTATGTAACCACATatatggataaaaaaaattcggaccataaagataaagaaaatatcaaaaattgtTACCTAgacaataatcaaaataaatagtatattATAGAATGTTTATCTTATTGCTAGTGAagaatacatgtatatatatatatatatatatatagagagagagagagagagagagagagagagagagagagagagagagagagagagagagagagagagagagagagagagattgagagagagagatgaatgaATAAGGTCGTAATCCATCATCATAGTCTAAAAAGAAATTCATTTACAGTTAAACTTTAaactcaaaatatttaaaaaaaaaccttatgttataattctagttgaactttaaatgtttattttcattatctttaAGTCTAGTCGGACtatttatgttatgattgtgttggatatgttaaaatttaagatttcaaattttttcattttttgaaaaaaaatcgaaaCTGAACcggaaaaaaccaaaccgaaaaaaaaaccgaaccgaaaaaaaccgaaaaaaaattgaaccgaaccgaatttcggttcggtttcggttttggcaaaaaaccgaaccgatttgaaccgaacccacccctatgtGTAGCTATGGTTATTTTCGTCAACTTagttagaattttgtcaaaataagttatgttggaggaccattgctacaattaaggtctctcaactcatcaaaacgtgtagatatggtctttttcgtcaacctcgtcagaattttgtcaaaatgaattatgttggaaggaccattgctataattaGGTTAAAggtgagggatcattgctccaattgggttaaagtttaGGGACTAttctccagttggattaaagttgagaaccaatggtaatggatttttagttgggGGACCataactgcacgttttgatgagttgagagacgaatgataatgaatttttagttgatgaatcattgctctaattgagttaaagttaagggaccattatacaatttactctaatttcaagggtggtgctattcacacacctgTTTTTACTTATGAACTCTTAGCTTTCGGCCGCCAGATTCGATGAActgaagaattgaagaagaagaccattgctacaattttctcatttggtttttaatatttGCCCATTGATTCAACCTCACGTGTGTGGTACGTGACTTATTTTAACTGAAATTTTAACGGAATTGACGGAAATGATCATAACTACACGTTTTAATGAGTTAAGAGATCAATggtcatgaatttttaattaagagaccattactctaattgaattaaaattgattACCGTTGCTACCATTTCGTCCTTTTGAAATTAGACTTCAGTTGTCTTGATTTGACAATTTGAAACATGCTGTTATCTTTTctttgaattattaagtaaATGAACATGATTTCAACAAAAATGGGCTCCGTGCCGTTCATTACTCGTCTTGCtgattttgtttgtttcaacaaaataaaattccaCACAGCTTATTTAGCTAAATAATCTTATTTAACAGAGGTCTAAAAACTATGGCTTCAAACTGCAGGGCACAGGAATAAGATCCCTTCCGTTCAGATGCTTATTACAAGTTTGAGTTCCATTTATTCTAACCGACCATTCGAATTATCTTCTCAACTTCTCCTTCATCCTGTCAACGGCAGCCCTAAGAGTTCCTTCGTCTTTGCAGAAGGTAAATCTTACTAGATTCTTCCCATCTTCTGGGTTTAAGTAAAATACACTGGTGGGGATTGCCACCACTCCAACTTCTTTGATCAGATACTCACAAAAGGCAACATCATTTTCCAGTCCAAAAGGAGTGTGATCAACAACCACAAAGTAGGTACCGCTTGATGGATACACTTTGAAACCGACAGATTTCAATCCCTCGACCAAAATCGCCTTCTTTGCCTGGTAATCTCTTTTCAGCTCCACATAGTAGGAGTCTGGAGCTCTGAGAGCAGTTGCAGCTGCCCATTGCATTGGAGTGGAGGTAGCAAATGTGAGAAAAGAGTGTGCCTGCCGAACTCCCCATGACAGGTGTGGCGGAGCTACAGCCCAACCGATCTTCCACCCGGTCAAGGAGAATGTTTTTCCCAAGGAATTCATGGTTACTGTACGCTCGTACATTCCAGGAAGAGAGGCCGGTGAAATGTGATCCATTTCAAAAGCCAACTTATCATAAACTTCATCACTGAATACCAACACATCATTTTCAATGCAGAGTGATGCAATCACATTGAGTTCCCCTCGACTGAACATTTTTCCAGTAGGGTTATGTGGGGAATTTAGAAGAATTGCACGAGTATTCTTCGAGATTGTGGATTTGAGCTCATCAATGGGAACAGCAAAATCCGGAGGACGTAATGTGATACCTTTTACTTTAGCACCAGCCATGGATAGAGTAGCTTCATATGAATCATAGAAAGGAGCAAAGAGGATAACCTCGTCACCAGGATTTATCAACCCCAGCATAGTTGCCGCAATTGCCTCTGTGCACCCAGAGGTGACAGTTATTTCTTTCTCAGGATCCACAACGAGTCCCGTATCCTTCTTGAATCGCTCAGCTATGGCATTGTTAAGGTCTGGAACCCCATATCCGCGAGCATATTGATTCTTCCCATCTTTAACAGCCTGAATTGCTGCTTCCTTTACAAACTCTGGACCATCAAAGTTGGGGAAGCCTTGCCCAAGGTTAATTGCTCCATGTTTAATTGCAAGATTACTCATTTGAGTGAAGATAGTTGTCTTGAACTTTTCCAAGCGCTTTGCCACCTGACAAAAAAATGCACATACATAAGGAAGACTTCAACTCTGCAACTGCAGAGCAATTCAGGGAAGCAGCATTTACAAATGCAGCTCAATCATAACCCAATACTTTATGCACAAGCCTCATCAAAATTCACATGGTATAAGTCATGACCACCGCCTATATTTCATCTCAATTGGATATCACCATCCCATGATATTGTCACCTCTGACCCCCAGTAAAAATAAATTAGCATTACAAGTATGCCAAAAGCTTTTGGATGCAAGCACGCACTGACGTAGAGATAGAAGAAGAACAAATGAATAAACTGTACAATACAAGGCTTAAGTCTGTATACATGAAACTTAAGCGCATAAAGCGGGAAAAAGGAACGGAAAAAAGAGATAAAAGGATAGTCATCTTGTATTAAAACATAACTGGAAAACCCAGCATTGACTTCCCTAAAACTCTAATTAGGGATCACTAGTAGTCATCTTGTAATTCTCAATCGTAACttttatggttttgttttgcagTTGGCAGAACAAGCAACTCCTTCACTTGATGTTAAAATATGAACCTTTGGACTTTGTGGCACTAAACTTGTGCATCTAATAACCCCATTATCCAATGATAAACCTATATTTAATGGTACAAGTACATCATCTAATTACATTGTTAATTATAATTATGATCTTGCTTCAGCAGGATTAAAGATGGATTGCAGTCAATTCTTACAATCTGCAGTACAGCGGTAAAAGCTTAAGGATCATTCTACAAGTTAAGGATCCCAACATAACCTGCATAATGAATCCTACTGCAGATCATAAGAAAATCAAAGAGCCCAAAACCCATATAACAAAAATGAAGGTTTTTACATGCGTAAGTTCCCAAATAACAAAAATCCCCAAACACCCAATTCGATTCAAGCCACATACTTTAACAATCCGCCATGAAATTGGAACGATGACAAGTTGGGTAATACCTGTAAAGACTGCTGGGTCTTCTGGGTCGACTCCGATTGACCCGGAACGACATCGTTTTGGGTGGGAACGGTGGACATGGCGGCGGAGAAAGAAGGGCAAGGAGTGCAGGATACGCTTCTGGTCCTGATAAAGTTAAAGTCTGCACAAAAATTCttggaaaagttgaggaatGTGGAAGGGCTGAGGCGCATTTCATGGGATGGCCAGGTGCATTGAATCTGCATGACAAAATGCCTCAATGACAACGAAAGGCGAGTGAAGAATCGGAGTTGGAGTTGGAGTTGGGAGTTGGGATAAGTTTAGTATCCTTTAACAGACCACTATTTTTTGTGAAGGAGAATTTGTTAAGTTTAAGTGGGAATGGTTTCCAAGTGTGGCCCAAACCAAAACATATAAGTTAGTGGGCCATTGTGAATTTTATTGGGTAGGCATGGATCATGTTGCtaattatacatatactaaaacccaaactcgGAAGCACTGTTTTTCACTGTTTGTAAACAGTGGAAGATAGTCTTGAACACCATTGGTTCTTTGCTTTTCTTCATTGATCCAGATATTTCGGAAGTAAATTCATAAAATCAGTGTAAGTTTGTTtacaatttatttaaaaaaaaatgttatatgCTCTTACAATACAAGAAAGGCTACTCTCACAAAATGTATCAACTAATGTGCTATTTTAAACTCTGCAGCTTTTCCAAATGCACAGAGCCTTTTAAAAATACTGCTACCCTCTACCAAACAAGCCAGTAAAGCTCAAATATTGCAGACAGCAAAGAAGGTAACAATTAAAGAGTTGGCTTTTTTAGATCCAAATTTGTACAAGGTATTAAatctgtttatcttttgttaaaaatgttgaatgcatgtTGACACATTTGGTTAAAAATATCTATATTATTTATCCTGCTTATACAAGTCTTTGTTAAATTGTTTTACATAACGAAACCTTTCTCTGCAAAGAATCTGTCAAGCAGTTTGACGCACACTACGATTGGTGGTACAGTGCTTGCCTAAACTGTGCCAAACAAATGCACAAAGATCCAACAATTGGGCAATTGatttgtcaaaaacatgcaaaCCAGCTACCAACTCCTTGGTAATTTTTTAACATGTTATGATTAACTTTTATCACCAATTGCACACAATATTTCTTGCATTTCTTCTTTTTGGCCTATGCCTCATGTTACAATTTACTGCCTACAATTATTGGTGttctaataattttttaaatctcAATGTTATGCAATTAGAAATCCATTCCATCTTATTGGTTAAAATTATTGCTGTCATAATGGTGTCTTTCATAGAAACAGTTTAATTATAGTTATATACAAATGAAAAATCTATGCTTCCCACTTCAGTGGTATTGGAAAATTCTAAATTGATATTAGTCAATCAAAGTTTCTATCATATGATGGGTTTAAAAATCTAGATTCTGCATTTGTCTTTCATTGCATATGTTAGTTAAACAGTTTGTTCCCGGATCCAGGGGAGAAAACGTTCGATGGAATAATTTCTTAGATGTATTTCCACATGCCCAAGGATTAGGTCCACTTTTTACAGGTCAGTGGAATATTTATGCTCAAAATCCCGATTCAAGTAGTCaatatataaatgaaaaatgttaaatcaaaataaatagatgTAAACAATAGTGCTAAAAaactaatttcattaaaaatatttgACATTCATTATTTACTCAAATGGTGATCCACTATGTCAAATAATTTGTTCAAATTCATTTCTTCCGTAAGTTTTCATTCTTCTTTTTCACGTACTTCATATCAATTGATCTTCAAAATGTCTTGATCAGAAAGAGTAAACACTAAACAATTTTTCTTAACGTGTTTTCTTTGGCTTTGTTTAAGAAATATATCTTTGATGATCAATCTTATCTAATTTAAACTTTTATACGCAGGTACAAACTAAACTTGGTCCTTGAGGACGAAACCAGTGAAATGAATGCTTTAATTATTGGCAAATCTGGTGAGAAGCTTTTTTGGCACAACATGCAGAGATTTAGTGCTCAATCCAAGACTGGTGGACAGAGATTTtattcaaattggtggatttggGTAAGAAATAAACCTAAATCTTTTCGGTTTGTTGCAGACAACTTGCATATAGTTGTTGTATGCAAGTTTTTGAGAAAATGGTATTGAGAATCGGATAATTTTGAGAATCCATTGTTCTGCTGCAGTGACTTCTTAGCAagtatgctctctctctctctctctctctctctctctctctctctctctctctctcatgtttAACATTCGTCTGGGTGATGGTGATTTGAGGCTGTACGAACTGGAATTGCTCAGGGTAGGCTTCAATTTGGCCAAATTTGTTTACCAAGTTTTTAAGAAGTTGTCTATCAAACTTACTACAGTCGAAAATTTAAGATTCTTAGCACATGCTTAATGAAAAATAGTTGCCAAATGTTTTTATCTCACTGTCTTTTTCTAGCTTCTTATTTGAAACAACTCTTGCTTATATTGTTTATCTCAGATCATCAAAAATGTGGTTATCAACTTTCTCCTGTCCCTTTTGCTGCACAAAGAACATTGAATCCATTTTGAACAGATGTTACTTTCGCATCTCTAATCTATATGCATCAACAACGTTTCTCTTATTTTTTGGTATGTAAATATCTCTCTAATCTAGGTTAGAGAATATTTTTTGCATGCACTAGCCCAACATTTCTAATATTTTGTATGTAAATACCGGTCCTGATCTATTATCTAGGTTGAACAATATTTTTTGCATGTACATAGGCCAGCAttttgtgtaagtttatcttacattgccggtcccaagcccgggtaaaggaggagggagagggcgtcaggtagtcgacagccggcactcctcagttacgtcgaatccttatgaaaatgaatccagaacgaaatcgcgctaaagctagggcgtcacccgtaagtggcgcgctgtgtggcccgagcacagtgataagtgagcaagggtcgctgtatctccatcggcacccggatgcagtgttaaatgagcaagggggccatagaaacttcttttcgaacgactccactcaaagttgtttgggagcatatgctcctatcaactttacacaggacacacaaaataAGTACCTTGATCATATTGGATGGGGgaaggtgaagaagctaggacagaagggtagagttcaagagagtagaatgcgtttaggaacgtggaatataggaaccttaatgggaaaatctatggaagtagtggaagttatagTGAGGAGaaagataaatattatgtgcctacaagaaactaagtgggttggtcttaaggcaaaagATCTAGAAAActtagggtttaaactttggtattcgggcacaaatagaacgagaaacggtgttggcatcatcgtggacaagaccttgacacaagatgttgtagatgtcaagagggtaagagatagaatcatggcaatcaagattgtaataggacaagaactcatcaatgtgattagtgcgtacgcacctcaagtagggttggatacgagttcgaaggagaaattttgggaagaccttggagacttggtgcaaggaattgcccagatggagaagttatttataggaggagatttaaatggacacgtgggtagagagacaggcaactatggaggttttcatggtggccatggttttggggagagaaacgaggatggggaagttatcttggattttgcaatggcatatgatctcttcttagccaacaccttctttaagaagagagaagaacatgtgatcacctacaagagtgggtcgtcaaaaacacaaatagattttcttctaatgaggaaaggggatcgtataacttgtaaggattgcaaagttataccgggagagagcttggctaatcaacatcgcttgttggtgatggatgtacatatcaaaagagtgagaaaaaagaacaagacttggaagtgcctaAGAACTAGATGGTgaaatctaaaaggagaaaaacaagccattttcaaagagaaagtaatcacccagtgtgagtgggatagagagggggaagttagccaaaggtgggattccatgactagttgtatccgaaaagtagcaaaagaggtattaggagagtccaagggctctgctccacaccaaaaggaatcttggtggtggaatgaggaggtacaaacaaaggtgaaggctaagaaggaatgttgtaaagccttatataaGGACATGACTGATggaaatggtgaaaggtatagaagagcgaagcaagaggcgaagaaagctgtgagagaagctaagttagcggcttatgacgacatgtataagcgactagataccaaagaaggagagttggatatctataaactagctagagcaagggaaaagaagagaagggacctaaaccaagtgaggtgcatcaaggatgaggatggaaaggttcttgctacagaaaatacggtcaaagacagatggagaggttattttcataatcttttcaatgaaggacatgaaaggagtacttctttaggggagttgagtaactcagaagagtgtagaaactattccttttatcgtcgaatcaggaaggaagaagtggttgtagctttgaagaagatgaagcatagaaaagcagtgggcccagacgatataccgatcgaagtgtggaaagtcttgggagagcaggtatagcatggctcactgaccttttcaataggattttgaaaacgaagaagatgccaaatgagtggcgaaagagcactttggtgcctatttacaagaataagggcgatgtacaaaattgcatgaactataggggtactaagctaatgagtcatacaatgaagctctgggagagagtcattgagcatagattgaggcaagagacatgggtttcggacaaccaattcgggtttatgccagggcgctcaaccatggaggcaatctatctcttacgaagattgatggaaagatataaagatgggaaaaaggatttacatatggtctttatagatttggaaaaagcgtatgatagggtcccaagagacattctttggaggattttagagaagaaatgagtacgagtagcatatatctaagctataaaggatatgtatgaagaagcaaagactgccgtaagaactcatgaaggacaaacccaaagcttccccataactgtaggattacatcaaggctcttccttaagtccttacctttttgcgttggtaatggatgagttaacaagacatattcaagatgatattccttggtgtatacttttcgcagacgatatagtgctgatagatgaaactcaggaaggggtaaatgcgaagcttaacctttggagagaagtgttggaatctaaaggtcttcgcctaagccgatcaaagacagaatatatggagtgcaagttcagtgcaaatggaagccaaaatgagttaggggtgaggatcggagatcaggaaataccaaagagcgatcgttttcgctacttaggatctatcttgcaaaagaacggagaattagatggagatctcaaccatagaatacaagctggatggatgaagtggaagagtgcatccggcgtgttgtgtgaccgccgtatgccactgaagctcaagggaaaattttataggacggcaataaggccggcgatgctgtatggcacagaatgttgggcggtgaagcatcaacacgtacacaaaatgggtgtagcggagatgaggatgcttcgttggatgtgtgggcaaacgagaaatgataagattaggaatgaggatatccgaggtaaagtaggagtagctgaaattgtaggaaaattgagagaaaatcggttacggtggtttggacatgtgtaaagaaggcctattgacgctccggttagaagatgcgactacgggacagaggttcagggctgaaggggtagaggaagacctaggaaaactttggaagagactctaagaaaagacttagagtatttggatctaacggaggacatgacacaggaccgagcacaatggcattctaagattcatatagccgaccccactcagtgaagaaggctttggtgtatttaaaacaatacgttgaaatgaagcaaagcttttttattgatatctccgataagttacaaatatgtacatatacatgagtcaaaataaacaaacaagaaggagccttcacaaaggttgcttaggagaagtctcagcagtcggtagagccccataaagagaaggcaccggatggggatcattcggagcctcagtactggacagaaccctagaatgaggaggcatcggaggttgatcatttggagcttcattacgcggtacagccccagaagatgaaggcaataaatgcctttggaacaaacccacaaaccgctgatgatcaagtaaaacctgaccattagattccttaatttggtcaagcttcctcttcatgtttgtagcatagtcatgtgcgagccggtgcaactgtttattctcatgcttgagtcctctaatctcctatttgagactcatcacttcagccgccaatgattcaacttggcgagttcgagcgaataggcgttgggccatattagacacagaaccggcacactgaacacttagagccagaaaatccttaacagccaactcatcagaccgtttggaaagtagtctgttatctttgggagtgagaaggttcttggccaccaccatagcagtcatatcattcttcatcacggaatccccaatggtaagaggaccagtaggggataagaaagatgggcgccatatgttgtctggagaaggcgtggctgcctcttcaacaaggttcaagtcaaaacgacggtcggaagggccagacattttcaaaggtgttgaaaagagaaaaggtcggacaaatcaagatcttagaagtgcaagaagggagcttctactggtgaagattcaagtgtgctttggaacttaatgtcagcctctataaaaatctgcacttgacggagctttagaaatcgaagaggcgcctgcccagaaatcaaagaggcgtttgctttctcaaaaactgggctgctcagagaccacgagggccgatctcagaaat
This window contains:
- the LOC114821499 gene encoding uncharacterized protein yields the protein MQIQCTWPSHEMRLSPSTFLNFSKNFCADFNFIRTRSVSCTPCPSFSAAMSTVPTQNDVVPGQSESTQKTQQSLQVAKRLEKFKTTIFTQMSNLAIKHGAINLGQGFPNFDGPEFVKEAAIQAVKDGKNQYARGYGVPDLNNAIAERFKKDTGLVVDPEKEITVTSGCTEAIAATMLGLINPGDEVILFAPFYDSYEATLSMAGAKVKGITLRPPDFAVPIDELKSTISKNTRAILLNSPHNPTGKMFSRGELNVIASLCIENDVLVFSDEVYDKLAFEMDHISPASLPGMYERTVTMNSLGKTFSLTGWKIGWAVAPPHLSWGVRQAHSFLTFATSTPMQWAAATALRAPDSYYVELKRDYQAKKAILVEGLKSVGFKVYPSSGTYFVVVDHTPFGLENDVAFCEYLIKEVGVVAIPTSVFYLNPEDGKNLVRFTFCKDEGTLRAAVDRMKEKLRR